One genomic segment of Microtus ochrogaster isolate Prairie Vole_2 linkage group LG8, MicOch1.0, whole genome shotgun sequence includes these proteins:
- the LOC101995579 gene encoding histone H3.3-like translates to MARTKQTARKSTGTVALREIRRYQKSTELLIRKLPFQRLVREISQDFKTDLRFQSAAIGALQEASEVYLVGLFEDTNLCAIHAKRVTIMPKDIQLARRIQGERA, encoded by the coding sequence atggcccgAACCAAGCAGACTGCTAGGAAGTCGACCGGGACCGTGGCTCTGCGAGAGATCCGTCGCTACCAGAAGTCGACTGAGCTGCTCATCCGgaagctgcctttccagaggtTGGTGAGGGAGATCTCCCAGGACTTCAAGACCGACCTGAGGTTTCAGAGTGCAGCCATCGGTGCCCTTCAGGAGGCCAGTGAAGTGTACCTGGTGGGGTTGTTTGAAGATACCAATCTGTGTGCCATCCACGCCAAGAGAGTCACCATCATGCCCAAAGACATCCAGTTGGCTCGCCGGATACAGGGGGAGAGAGCTTAA